From a single Solanum dulcamara chromosome 4, daSolDulc1.2, whole genome shotgun sequence genomic region:
- the LOC129886205 gene encoding mitogen-activated protein kinase kinase kinase 2 isoform X1 has translation MQDIFGSVRRSLVFRTPNADGADDGNLVEKINSCIRNSRVFSKLSPPPRALPSPTTAVKDGGDAATLTIRWRKGEMIGCGAFGQVYMGMNLDSGELLAVKQVMIAANSASKEKAQSHVKELEEEVKLLKNLSHPHIVRYLGIVREEDTLNILLEFVPGGSISSLLGKFGAFPEPVIRTYTKQLLLGLDYLHKNGIMHRDIKGANILVDNKGCIKLADFGASKKVVELATISGAKSMKGTPYWMAPEVIRQTGHSFSADIWSVGCTVIEMTTGKPPWSQQYQEVAALFYIGTTKAHPPIPEHVSVEAKDFLLKCLQKEPELRPSASELLQHPFVTGEAQLSLPDGSSSMMGKSQGHSYPSGHNAKSVAGSVDICNLGSLNISMENTDNLSEARNILRGNSSDDDMCQIDDNDNLLLDGGTTFSTVKTVDDFNKSFNPIAEPSDDWNCDYGMTPQSRQGNTDLVNNQEGGLRNTDLVNNQEGGLGAGSSDSPNNNSAVLCGPSISEDEDELTESKIRAFLDEKALELKKLQTPLYEEFYNSLNPSYSPQLVEATIDETTPNYLKLPPKSRSPSQGPIGSLSTGIDMITSPSPGSSNRRTSCIGSGSNQDYDDSSPQSNERRQSNSPIASFSEIQRKWKEELDQELERKREMMRQAGVGGKTSSPKDRALNRQRERSRFASPGK, from the exons ATGCAAGATATCTTCGGATCAGTTCGGCGATCACTGGTGTTCAGAACGCCGAATGCCGACGGCGCAGATGACGGTAATCTAGTTGAGAAGATAAATTCCTGCATCCGGAACTCCAGAGTTTTCTCCAAGCTGTCGCCTCCTCCGCGAGCGTTGCCCTCACCGACAACGGCCGTTAAAGATGGCGGTGATGCGGCTACACTTACTATCAGGTGGAGAAAAGGAGAGATGATAGGATGTGGTGCTTTTGGACAGGTTTATATGGGAATGAATCTCGATTCTGGAGAACTTCTCGCCGTCAAACAG GTTATGATAGCTGCAAACAGTGCTTCAAAGGAGAAAGCTCAG TCCCACGTTAAGGAGCTTGAGGAGGAAGTCAAGCTTCTCAAGAATCTCTCCCATCCACATATTGTT AGATATCTTGGAATTGTGAGAGAAGAGGACACATTGAATATTTTGCTGGAATTTGTGCCTGGTGGATCGATATCATCCCTTTTAGGAAAATTCGGAGCTTTCCCAGAGCCC GTTATAAGAACATACACTAAGCAATTGCTCCTAGGACTGGATTATCTTCACAAGAATGGAATAATGCATAGAGATATTAAG GGGGCAAATATCCTTGTTGATAACAAAGGTTGCATCAAACTGGCTGACTTTGGGGCATCAAAGAAGGTTGTCGAACTG GCTACTATATCAGGTGCCAAGTCCATGAAGGGCACACCATATTGGATGGCTCCTGAAGTCATTCGCCAAACCGGTCATAGCTT CTCTGCTGATATATGGAGCGTAGGATGTACTGTAATAGAGATGACTACTGGCAAGCCTCCCTGGAGCCAACAGTATCAAGAG GTTGCTGCACTCTTCTATATTGGGACAACAAAAGCTCATCCCCCGATCCCTGAACATGTGTCTGTTGAAGCAAAAGACTTTCTGCTGAAGTGCTTACAGAA GGAACCAGAGTTAAGGCCATCAGCTAGTGAGTTATTACAG CATCCATTTGTCACCGGTGAAGCACAACTGTCTCTTCCTGATGGTTCTAGTTCTATGATG GGCAAATCTCAAGGTCACTCTTATCCAAGTGGACATAATGCGAAAAGTGT TGCTGGTTCAGTAGACATCTGCAACTTGGGTAGCTTAAATATCTCAATGGAAAATACTGATAACTTGTCAGAGGCTAGAAATATATTGAGAGGAAACAGTAGTGATGATGACATGTGTCAgattgatgataatgataatttGCTCTTGGACGGAGGAACAACGTTTAGCACTGTTAAGACGGTGGATGACTTCAATAAG AGTTTCAATCCCATTGCTGAGCCCTCTGATGATTGGAACTGTGATTATGGCATGACTCCTCAATCGCGACAAGGGAATACAGATTTAGTTAACAATCAGGAAGGTGGCTTAAGGAATACAGATTTAGTTAACAATCAGGAAGGTGGTTTAGGTGCTGGGAGTTCAGACTCGCCTAACAACAATTCCGCAGTTTTATGTGGTCCTTCCATATCAGAAGATGAGGATGAGCTTACTGAGTCTAAAATCAGAGCCTTCCTGGACGAAAAG GCTCTTGAACTAAAGAAACTACAGACACCTCTGTATGAAGAGTTCTACAACAGTTTGAATCCTTCATACTCTCCACAGTTAGTTGAGGCTACAATTGATGAAACTACACCAAATTACTTGAAGTTACCCCCGAAAAGTAGGTCACCAAGTCAGGGTCCTATTGGAAGTCTGTCTACAGGAATTGATATGATCACTAGTCCAAGCCCTGGAAGTAGCAACAGGCGAACATCATGCATTGGCAGCGGAAGCAACCAAGACTATGATGACAGTTCACCTCAGTCTAATGAGCGGAGGCAATCAAATAGTCCAAT TGCAAGTTTTAGTGAGATTCAAAGGAAGTGGAAGGAAGAGCTTGACCAAGAGCTTGAAAGAAAGCGAG AGATGATGCGTCAAGCAGGTGTGGGAGGAAAAACATCTTCTCCCAAGGATCGAGCTTTGAATCGGCAGAGAGAGCGTTCAAGGTTTGCATCTCCAGGAAAGTGA
- the LOC129886205 gene encoding mitogen-activated protein kinase kinase kinase NPK1 isoform X2, with protein sequence MQDIFGSVRRSLVFRTPNADGADDGNLVEKINSCIRNSRVFSKLSPPPRALPSPTTAVKDGGDAATLTIRWRKGEMIGCGAFGQVYMGMNLDSGELLAVKQVMIAANSASKEKAQSHVKELEEEVKLLKNLSHPHIVRYLGIVREEDTLNILLEFVPGGSISSLLGKFGAFPEPVIRTYTKQLLLGLDYLHKNGIMHRDIKGANILVDNKGCIKLADFGASKKVVELATISGAKSMKGTPYWMAPEVIRQTGHSFSADIWSVGCTVIEMTTGKPPWSQQYQEVAALFYIGTTKAHPPIPEHVSVEAKDFLLKCLQKEPELRPSASELLQHPFVTGEAQLSLPDGSSSMMGKSQGHSYPSGHNAKSVAGSVDICNLGSLNISMENTDNLSEARNILRGNSSDDDMCQIDDNDNLLLDGGTTFSTVKTVDDFNKSFNPIAEPSDDWNCDYGMTPQSRQGNTDLVNNQEGGLRNTDLVNNQEGGLGAGSSDSPNNNSAVLCGPSISEDEDELTESKIRAFLDEKALELKKLQTPLYEEFYNSLNPSYSPQLVEATIDETTPNYLKLPPKSRSPSQGPIGSLSTGIDMITSPSPGSSNRRTSCIGSGSNQDYDDSSPQSNERRQSNSPIEIQRKWKEELDQELERKREMMRQAGVGGKTSSPKDRALNRQRERSRFASPGK encoded by the exons ATGCAAGATATCTTCGGATCAGTTCGGCGATCACTGGTGTTCAGAACGCCGAATGCCGACGGCGCAGATGACGGTAATCTAGTTGAGAAGATAAATTCCTGCATCCGGAACTCCAGAGTTTTCTCCAAGCTGTCGCCTCCTCCGCGAGCGTTGCCCTCACCGACAACGGCCGTTAAAGATGGCGGTGATGCGGCTACACTTACTATCAGGTGGAGAAAAGGAGAGATGATAGGATGTGGTGCTTTTGGACAGGTTTATATGGGAATGAATCTCGATTCTGGAGAACTTCTCGCCGTCAAACAG GTTATGATAGCTGCAAACAGTGCTTCAAAGGAGAAAGCTCAG TCCCACGTTAAGGAGCTTGAGGAGGAAGTCAAGCTTCTCAAGAATCTCTCCCATCCACATATTGTT AGATATCTTGGAATTGTGAGAGAAGAGGACACATTGAATATTTTGCTGGAATTTGTGCCTGGTGGATCGATATCATCCCTTTTAGGAAAATTCGGAGCTTTCCCAGAGCCC GTTATAAGAACATACACTAAGCAATTGCTCCTAGGACTGGATTATCTTCACAAGAATGGAATAATGCATAGAGATATTAAG GGGGCAAATATCCTTGTTGATAACAAAGGTTGCATCAAACTGGCTGACTTTGGGGCATCAAAGAAGGTTGTCGAACTG GCTACTATATCAGGTGCCAAGTCCATGAAGGGCACACCATATTGGATGGCTCCTGAAGTCATTCGCCAAACCGGTCATAGCTT CTCTGCTGATATATGGAGCGTAGGATGTACTGTAATAGAGATGACTACTGGCAAGCCTCCCTGGAGCCAACAGTATCAAGAG GTTGCTGCACTCTTCTATATTGGGACAACAAAAGCTCATCCCCCGATCCCTGAACATGTGTCTGTTGAAGCAAAAGACTTTCTGCTGAAGTGCTTACAGAA GGAACCAGAGTTAAGGCCATCAGCTAGTGAGTTATTACAG CATCCATTTGTCACCGGTGAAGCACAACTGTCTCTTCCTGATGGTTCTAGTTCTATGATG GGCAAATCTCAAGGTCACTCTTATCCAAGTGGACATAATGCGAAAAGTGT TGCTGGTTCAGTAGACATCTGCAACTTGGGTAGCTTAAATATCTCAATGGAAAATACTGATAACTTGTCAGAGGCTAGAAATATATTGAGAGGAAACAGTAGTGATGATGACATGTGTCAgattgatgataatgataatttGCTCTTGGACGGAGGAACAACGTTTAGCACTGTTAAGACGGTGGATGACTTCAATAAG AGTTTCAATCCCATTGCTGAGCCCTCTGATGATTGGAACTGTGATTATGGCATGACTCCTCAATCGCGACAAGGGAATACAGATTTAGTTAACAATCAGGAAGGTGGCTTAAGGAATACAGATTTAGTTAACAATCAGGAAGGTGGTTTAGGTGCTGGGAGTTCAGACTCGCCTAACAACAATTCCGCAGTTTTATGTGGTCCTTCCATATCAGAAGATGAGGATGAGCTTACTGAGTCTAAAATCAGAGCCTTCCTGGACGAAAAG GCTCTTGAACTAAAGAAACTACAGACACCTCTGTATGAAGAGTTCTACAACAGTTTGAATCCTTCATACTCTCCACAGTTAGTTGAGGCTACAATTGATGAAACTACACCAAATTACTTGAAGTTACCCCCGAAAAGTAGGTCACCAAGTCAGGGTCCTATTGGAAGTCTGTCTACAGGAATTGATATGATCACTAGTCCAAGCCCTGGAAGTAGCAACAGGCGAACATCATGCATTGGCAGCGGAAGCAACCAAGACTATGATGACAGTTCACCTCAGTCTAATGAGCGGAGGCAATCAAATAGTCCAAT TGAGATTCAAAGGAAGTGGAAGGAAGAGCTTGACCAAGAGCTTGAAAGAAAGCGAG AGATGATGCGTCAAGCAGGTGTGGGAGGAAAAACATCTTCTCCCAAGGATCGAGCTTTGAATCGGCAGAGAGAGCGTTCAAGGTTTGCATCTCCAGGAAAGTGA
- the LOC129886205 gene encoding mitogen-activated protein kinase kinase kinase NPK1 isoform X3: MQDIFGSVRRSLVFRTPNADGADDGNLVEKINSCIRNSRVFSKLSPPPRALPSPTTAVKDGGDAATLTIRWRKGEMIGCGAFGQVYMGMNLDSGELLAVKQVMIAANSASKEKAQRYLGIVREEDTLNILLEFVPGGSISSLLGKFGAFPEPVIRTYTKQLLLGLDYLHKNGIMHRDIKGANILVDNKGCIKLADFGASKKVVELATISGAKSMKGTPYWMAPEVIRQTGHSFSADIWSVGCTVIEMTTGKPPWSQQYQEVAALFYIGTTKAHPPIPEHVSVEAKDFLLKCLQKEPELRPSASELLQHPFVTGEAQLSLPDGSSSMMGKSQGHSYPSGHNAKSVAGSVDICNLGSLNISMENTDNLSEARNILRGNSSDDDMCQIDDNDNLLLDGGTTFSTVKTVDDFNKSFNPIAEPSDDWNCDYGMTPQSRQGNTDLVNNQEGGLRNTDLVNNQEGGLGAGSSDSPNNNSAVLCGPSISEDEDELTESKIRAFLDEKALELKKLQTPLYEEFYNSLNPSYSPQLVEATIDETTPNYLKLPPKSRSPSQGPIGSLSTGIDMITSPSPGSSNRRTSCIGSGSNQDYDDSSPQSNERRQSNSPIASFSEIQRKWKEELDQELERKREMMRQAGVGGKTSSPKDRALNRQRERSRFASPGK; this comes from the exons ATGCAAGATATCTTCGGATCAGTTCGGCGATCACTGGTGTTCAGAACGCCGAATGCCGACGGCGCAGATGACGGTAATCTAGTTGAGAAGATAAATTCCTGCATCCGGAACTCCAGAGTTTTCTCCAAGCTGTCGCCTCCTCCGCGAGCGTTGCCCTCACCGACAACGGCCGTTAAAGATGGCGGTGATGCGGCTACACTTACTATCAGGTGGAGAAAAGGAGAGATGATAGGATGTGGTGCTTTTGGACAGGTTTATATGGGAATGAATCTCGATTCTGGAGAACTTCTCGCCGTCAAACAG GTTATGATAGCTGCAAACAGTGCTTCAAAGGAGAAAGCTCAG AGATATCTTGGAATTGTGAGAGAAGAGGACACATTGAATATTTTGCTGGAATTTGTGCCTGGTGGATCGATATCATCCCTTTTAGGAAAATTCGGAGCTTTCCCAGAGCCC GTTATAAGAACATACACTAAGCAATTGCTCCTAGGACTGGATTATCTTCACAAGAATGGAATAATGCATAGAGATATTAAG GGGGCAAATATCCTTGTTGATAACAAAGGTTGCATCAAACTGGCTGACTTTGGGGCATCAAAGAAGGTTGTCGAACTG GCTACTATATCAGGTGCCAAGTCCATGAAGGGCACACCATATTGGATGGCTCCTGAAGTCATTCGCCAAACCGGTCATAGCTT CTCTGCTGATATATGGAGCGTAGGATGTACTGTAATAGAGATGACTACTGGCAAGCCTCCCTGGAGCCAACAGTATCAAGAG GTTGCTGCACTCTTCTATATTGGGACAACAAAAGCTCATCCCCCGATCCCTGAACATGTGTCTGTTGAAGCAAAAGACTTTCTGCTGAAGTGCTTACAGAA GGAACCAGAGTTAAGGCCATCAGCTAGTGAGTTATTACAG CATCCATTTGTCACCGGTGAAGCACAACTGTCTCTTCCTGATGGTTCTAGTTCTATGATG GGCAAATCTCAAGGTCACTCTTATCCAAGTGGACATAATGCGAAAAGTGT TGCTGGTTCAGTAGACATCTGCAACTTGGGTAGCTTAAATATCTCAATGGAAAATACTGATAACTTGTCAGAGGCTAGAAATATATTGAGAGGAAACAGTAGTGATGATGACATGTGTCAgattgatgataatgataatttGCTCTTGGACGGAGGAACAACGTTTAGCACTGTTAAGACGGTGGATGACTTCAATAAG AGTTTCAATCCCATTGCTGAGCCCTCTGATGATTGGAACTGTGATTATGGCATGACTCCTCAATCGCGACAAGGGAATACAGATTTAGTTAACAATCAGGAAGGTGGCTTAAGGAATACAGATTTAGTTAACAATCAGGAAGGTGGTTTAGGTGCTGGGAGTTCAGACTCGCCTAACAACAATTCCGCAGTTTTATGTGGTCCTTCCATATCAGAAGATGAGGATGAGCTTACTGAGTCTAAAATCAGAGCCTTCCTGGACGAAAAG GCTCTTGAACTAAAGAAACTACAGACACCTCTGTATGAAGAGTTCTACAACAGTTTGAATCCTTCATACTCTCCACAGTTAGTTGAGGCTACAATTGATGAAACTACACCAAATTACTTGAAGTTACCCCCGAAAAGTAGGTCACCAAGTCAGGGTCCTATTGGAAGTCTGTCTACAGGAATTGATATGATCACTAGTCCAAGCCCTGGAAGTAGCAACAGGCGAACATCATGCATTGGCAGCGGAAGCAACCAAGACTATGATGACAGTTCACCTCAGTCTAATGAGCGGAGGCAATCAAATAGTCCAAT TGCAAGTTTTAGTGAGATTCAAAGGAAGTGGAAGGAAGAGCTTGACCAAGAGCTTGAAAGAAAGCGAG AGATGATGCGTCAAGCAGGTGTGGGAGGAAAAACATCTTCTCCCAAGGATCGAGCTTTGAATCGGCAGAGAGAGCGTTCAAGGTTTGCATCTCCAGGAAAGTGA
- the LOC129883988 gene encoding putative UDP-glucuronate:xylan alpha-glucuronosyltransferase 4, producing MGSKLSHTKLKLITISTISFFMAFIYLSISHSPKGHETLIFHTLQDHKQPTHIFPRLVIKPKWYKYLEYETKNTKFKIGLVNVHETLIEVKDLHDEEVELVNVHFRRVNKSVMWKDLFPEWINEKVPQKSLQCPEIPMPELEDYVDLDVVLTRVPCENATNVFRLQVNLVVANLLVKNGLDSNDVYREIYVVFIGPCSPMIEIFRCDDQIWHEGNVWIYKPDLRRLKQKILMPVGSCQLASPFAEQGREVWRKYGSSSTNNKIADKPREAYVTVLHSSESYVCGAISLAQSIILSNSTKDLILLVDNSISQETLHSLKLAGWKIKIIERIRNPHAKRGTYNEWNYSKLRIWQLTEYDKLIFVDADFLFFKNLDNFFVFPQLSAAGNCRHVFNSGIMIIEPSECTFKTLMEKTLSVVSYNGGDQGFLNEVFSWWHRWPAKLNFLKNFQTDERRKYEYPKDAYAMHYLGLKPWMCYKDYDCNWDVLEYRDFPNDLIHAKWWQVYDLMPKELQKYCDLTPEMDARIRLERQKAKIANFSDGHWKIQVKDPRRLSDSDI from the exons TCTAAGCTTTCTCACACCAAACTAAAGCTTATCACCATTTCAACAATCTCCTTTTTCATGGCCTTCATTTACCTTAGTATATCACACAGCCCTAAAGGCCATGAAACCTTAATATTCCACACCTTACAAGATCACAAACAACCAACACATATCTTCCCTAGACTTGTCATCAAACCTAAGTGGTACAAATATCTCGAATACGaaacaaaaaatacaaaattcaaaattggACTAGTCAACGTGCACGAAACACTTATTGAAGTCAAAGATCTACACGACGAAGAAGTTGAGCTAGTCAACGTTCATTTTCGTCGTGTCAACAAAAGTGTTATGTGGAAAGACTTATTCCCTGAATGGATCAATGAGAAGGTGCCTCAAAAATCATTGCAGTGTCCTGAAATTCCAATGCCTGAGCTCGAAGATTATGTCGATTTGGACGTTGTTTTGACTAGGGTTCCTTGTGAAAATGCTACCAATGTGTTTAGGTTACAAGTGAACCTAGTTGTGGCTAATCTTTTGGTGAAAAATGGATTGGATAGTAACGATGTTTATCGCGAAATTTACGTTGTTTTCATCGGACCTTGTAGTCCTATGATTGAGATTTTCAGGTGTGATGATCAAATATGGCATGAAGGAAATGTATGGATTTACAAACCTGATTTGAGAAGACTCAAACAGAAAATTCTCATGCCAGTTGGATCTTGCCAACTTGCCAGTCCATTTGCTGAACAAG GTCGAGAAGTATGGAGAAAATATGGCTCATCATCCACAAATAACAAAATTGCCGACAAGCCAAGAGAGGCATATGTGACTGTTCTTCACTCCTCAGAATCATATGTTTGTGGAGCAATATCTTTAGCTCAAAGCATCATTCTATCCAACTCAACGAAAGACCTAATTCTTCTTGTAGACAACTCAATATCACAAGAAACCCTACATAGTCTCAAACTAGCAGGATGGAAGATCAAAATAATAGAAAGAATAAGAAACCCTCATGCAAAAAGAGGCACCTACAATGAATGGAACTACAGCAAGCTCCGAATATGGCAACTAACAGAATATGACAAGCTCATCTTCGTAGACGCGGACTTCCTCTTCTTCAAGAATCTTGATAATTTCTTCGTGTTCCCACAGCTATCGGCTGCTGGTAACTGTAGGCATGTTTTCAACTCAGGGATCATGATAATCGAGCCATCAGAGTGTACTTTCAAAACCCTAATGGAGAAAACCCTATCTGTTGTTTCTTACAATGGAGGTGATCAAGGGTTTTTGAATGAGGTCTTTTCTTGGTGGCATAGGTGGCCTGCTAAACTgaattttttgaagaatttccAGACAGATGAACGTCGAAAATATGAATATCCCAAGGATGCATATGCGATGCATTACTTAGGATTAAAGCCGTGGATGTGTTACAAAGATTATGACTGCAATTGGGATGTTTTGGAATATAGGGATTTTCCAAATGATTTAATTCATGCAAAGTGGTGGCAGGTTTATGATTTAATGCCAAAGGAGCTTCAGAAATATTGTGATTTGACTCCAGAGATGGATGCAAGGATAAGATTGGAGAGACAAAAGGCTAAAATTGCAAATTTTTCGGATGGCCATTGGAAAATCCAAGTGAAGGATCCAAGAAGACTTTCAGATTCCGACATttga